A region from the Diadema setosum chromosome 13, eeDiaSeto1, whole genome shotgun sequence genome encodes:
- the LOC140237139 gene encoding uncharacterized protein, translating into MTDDNHRPRESLELEEGTSQDQVKKKDYPLKNGERTQNRGDVDGQEDQETTDDDTVLNRLIENFVNTTTAHGIPNIYRSKSTVQRAFWTLAVLICLSAFILEGTRLIRTFLSYPYSTRNDIVSMSELEFPAVSICNVNMMRRSMLANTRFAHIVLLDNDGISDTHAETQETDDETTGDYAWWFDDNFYDELEANSDHHDDEERAANGNTRNNTVTPQMSVKASNNRTDNETGSNGTRHDLVDPDDDGIISETDDDSDNETGDGAIEDGLVDSDDEELKNDRGQTRGEEVGGGVTVNDDEDDENIDEADTHDSEHGHEEQTIEDLSNMSPEELAADDHDFAFYDYNWRNIHGDTDWTHLLQQARFPDNSDVRDLLQPTLDELRLFGHQPEDFILQCNFDRRPCSYRNFTVFQHGDYGNCFTFNGRSVHDQSQQTAMTGRTGAQYGLHLTLFVEQPEYVGLFSTESGVKVSIHPPTEQPFPEDEGLTASTGEMTTISLRQILIDRLGEKYNVPCTYTGEDTNFSSDRFSYTIASCMKMCLQEFLFKVCGCVTNIRLKNGTHCSTLDPAQARCRQLVEHLYHSSSMKCRCPIPCRELSYSRSISSSLWPSKRFEGHLKEQLVKVNNKTEKILMNSERTRQNVVNLIVYFEQLNYEHNQQFPSYTLESLFGDLGGIAGLFIGVSFMSIGEVFIFILEVGGVLSERLRRESRRAVEMRFHQQQQQPQQQQPQQTQQEDEKDRDA; encoded by the exons ATGACAGACGATAACCATAGACCAAGGGAGTCTCTGGAACTCGAAGAAGGGACAAGTCAAGACCAGGTCAAGAAAAAGGATTATCCACTTAAGAATGGCGAACGTACTCAGAACCGTGG TGACGTCGACGGCCAGGAAGACCAAGAAACCACAGACGATGATACAGTGCTGAACAGATTAATCGAAAACTTCGTCAACACCACGACAGCACACGGCATCCCAAATATATACCGTTCGAAGTCAACAGTACAGAGAGCTTTTTGGACATTAGCCGTGCTCATCTGCCTCAGCGCATTTATCCTCGAAG GGACGCGGCTCATCCGGACGTTTCTGTCGTACCCGTACTCGACCAGGAACGATATCGTCTCAATGAGCGAGCTAGAATTCCCGGCGGTCAGCATCTGCAACGTGAACATGATGCGGCGGTCGATGCTGGCCAACACCAGGTTTGCGCACATCGTCCTCCTCGACAACGACGGCATATCTGATACGCACGCCGAGACGCAGGAGACAG ATGACGAAACCACAGGAGACTACGCCTGGTGGTTCGACGACAATTTCTACGACGAACTCGAAGCAAACTCGGATCATCATGACGACGAGGAGAGAGCTGCAAACGGAAATACAA GAAACAACACAGTGACTCCTCAAATGAGCGTCAAAGCATCCAACAATCGCACTGACAACGAGACAGGCTCAAACGGGACGCGACACGACCTCGTTGACCCCGACGACGATGGCATCATCTCGGAAACTGATGACGACAGTGACAACGAGACGGGAGATGGAGCAATTGAAGACGGTTTGGTAGACAGTGATGATGAGGAGCTTAAAAATGACCGTGGCCAAACTCGTGGCGAGGAGGTTGGCGGTGGTGTGACGGTCAACGATGACGAGGATGACGAGAACATCGACGAAGCAGATACCCATGACTCGGAGCACGGTCACGAGGAGCAGACCATCGAGGACCTGTCCAATATGTCACCGGAGGAACTGGCCGCTGACGATCACGACTTCGCCTTCTATGACTACAATTGGCGCAACATCCACG GGGACACCGACTGGACCCACCTCCTCCAGCAGGCCCGTTTCCCTGACAACTCGGACGTCCGAGACCTGCTCCAGCCCACACTCGACGAACTTCGGCTCTTCGGCCACCAACCCGAAGACTTCATCCTCCAGTGCAACTTCGACAGACGGCCATGCAGTTACAG AAACTTCACGGTGTTTCAACATGGAGACTACGGAAATTGCTTCACCTTCAACGGGCGAAGTGTGCACGACCAGAGCCAACAAACTGCGATGACAGGGAGGACGGGAGCACAGTATG GGCTGCACCTGACTCTGTTTGTGGAGCAGCCGGAGTACGTAGGTCTCTTCTCCACCGAGTCGGGCGTCAAGGTGTCCATTCACCCTCCCACCGAGCAGCCCTTCCCGGAAGATGAGGGACTCACAGCCTCCACTGGGGAGATGACCACCATCAGCTTGAGACAG ATTCTGATCGACCGTCTCGGGGAGAAATACAATGTCCCATGCACGTACACAGGGGAGGACACAAATTTCTCCTCGGACCGATTCTCCTACACCATAGCTTCGTGTATGAAGATGTGtctgcaggaatttttattcaaagtctGTGGCTGCGTCACCAACATCAGACTGAAAAACGGAACGCACTGCAGCACGCTCGATCCGGCacaag CGCGATGTCGACAGTTGGTTGAACATCTTTACCACAGCAGCTCGATGAAGTGTCGCTGCCCTATTCCATGCAG GGAATTGTCGTATTCCCGTTCAATCTCGTCTTCTCTATGGCCCTCCAAACGATTTGAG GGCCACCTCAAGGAGCAGCTGGTCAAGGTTAACAACAAGACAGAGAAGATTCTCATGAACTCTGAGAGGACAAG GCAAAACGTGGTGAATCTAATCGTCTACTTTGAGCAACTAAACTACGAACACAATCAACAGTTTCCATCCTATACG CTGGAGAGTTTGTTCGGGGATCTGGGCGGCATCGCTGGCCTTTTCATCGGCGTGTCGTTCATGTCCATTGGCGAGGTGTTCATCTTCATCCTCGAAGTCGGCGGCGTTCTGAGCGAGAGGCTTCGGCGGGAGTCCCGCAGGGCGGTCGAAATGCGTTTTcatcaacagcagcagcagccacAGCAGCAGCAGCCGCAGCAAACGCAGCAAGAGGATGAGAAGGACCGGGACGCCTAG